A window of the Fibrobacter sp. UWH4 genome harbors these coding sequences:
- a CDS encoding MlaD family protein, whose product METTRAERIKIGAFMLLCGIMICVFLGYVLSRFLNKEYDNYYTVFSESVIGLYKDAQVKLNGIDVGNVTEIAIDSSNLNQVIVRFRVNKGTPIKLGTRAGMTHGISLTGEKQIVLSGGRFDEPDVAEGGFVPAEKTAFDAIANKATDIIGHVDSLMTNLNSIFSEENSQSISNSLKNFENATQNLNRLTQNLNAPINNISNAANSMKNVLSEIEEAKIAAKAGENMDVLKEKLEAIDTKAMNENLTQAMESIKQLTQRLDQVVYKNQDQVGDAVVELNAVLENLEEFTQKIKNNPSVLIHSENKARRK is encoded by the coding sequence ATGGAAACCACACGTGCCGAAAGAATCAAGATTGGCGCCTTCATGCTCCTCTGCGGAATCATGATTTGCGTGTTCCTGGGCTATGTGCTTTCGCGATTCTTGAACAAGGAATACGACAACTATTACACGGTATTCAGCGAATCCGTTATCGGTCTTTACAAAGATGCGCAGGTCAAGCTGAACGGTATCGATGTCGGAAACGTCACCGAGATTGCAATCGATTCCTCGAACCTGAACCAGGTGATCGTCCGTTTCCGCGTGAACAAGGGAACGCCCATCAAGCTCGGCACCCGCGCCGGCATGACACACGGCATTTCGCTCACCGGCGAAAAGCAGATCGTGCTTTCGGGGGGCCGTTTTGATGAACCGGACGTTGCCGAAGGCGGTTTCGTTCCCGCTGAAAAAACGGCATTCGACGCTATCGCCAACAAGGCGACCGACATCATTGGCCACGTCGATTCCCTGATGACGAACCTCAACAGCATTTTCTCCGAAGAAAACTCGCAAAGCATCAGCAACTCGCTCAAGAATTTCGAAAATGCCACGCAGAACCTAAACCGGCTGACACAGAACCTGAACGCGCCCATCAACAACATCTCGAATGCGGCAAACTCCATGAAGAACGTTCTCTCCGAAATCGAAGAAGCCAAGATTGCCGCCAAGGCGGGCGAAAACATGGATGTCCTTAAGGAAAAGCTCGAAGCCATCGACACGAAGGCGATGAACGAGAACCTGACGCAGGCGATGGAATCCATCAAGCAGCTCACGCAGCGGCTTGACCAGGTGGTGTACAAGAACCAGGACCAGGTGGGCGACGCCGTCGTGGAACTCAACGCCGTCCTCGAGAACCTTGAAGAATTTACGCAGAAAATCAAGAACAATCCGTCGGTGCTGATCCATTCGGAGAACAAGGCTAGGCGGAAATAG
- a CDS encoding NAD(+) synthase, with protein sequence MFGFYRFASVCPTLKVADTAYNTAEIIRCAREAIDGGAAFVVFPELCITGYTCSDLFHQELLLKKSLESLSEIAKAFADSDTVIAVGLPLRMFGCLYNCAAFVQKGKLVAVTPKIHLPNQREFYEKRHFSSGRDLLRGGAAGAAPVCRVEGFGDVPVTNFFTVKGEGSEVRVGVELCEDLWTPVPPSGELALAGANVIVNLSASDALVGKGDYRRNLVMNQSARCMAAYVYASAGVHESTTDMVFSGHLMIAENGTMLAETKNYSRESEIIYADVDVERLNMQRLSEGSFQDFDSREFYARAASFDGLRSMESLKYRFVAPTPFVPGNAETRDQNCKEIFNIQCAGLAKRIEASHTKRAVVGLSGGLDSTLALLVISETFKLLKRPASEILVLTMPGFGTTKRTKNNAVTMAELLGVELRTIDIQKACMQHFADIDHDPNTLNVTYENVQARERTQILMDIANKEGGIVVGTGDLSEIALGWSTYNADHMSMYAVNCDIPKTLVRHVVGWYADRARNFIADEKTADELSLVLRDILDTPVSPELLPADANGQIAQKTESILGAYEIHDFYLYHFAKYGATPQKMLFLAKYAFAGKYSDEELEKALAVFVRRFFTQQFKRSCIPDGPKVGTISLSPRADWRMPSDSSFGDWL encoded by the coding sequence ATGTTTGGATTTTACCGATTCGCATCTGTTTGCCCGACGCTGAAAGTCGCCGATACCGCCTACAATACGGCTGAAATTATCCGTTGCGCCCGCGAGGCGATTGACGGGGGAGCGGCCTTTGTCGTGTTCCCCGAACTCTGCATTACGGGGTACACCTGCAGTGACCTGTTCCATCAGGAACTGTTGCTTAAAAAGAGCCTGGAATCGCTTTCGGAGATTGCGAAGGCTTTTGCGGATAGCGATACGGTGATTGCGGTGGGGCTTCCGCTTCGTATGTTCGGTTGCCTCTACAACTGCGCCGCCTTTGTGCAGAAGGGTAAGCTTGTGGCGGTGACGCCCAAGATTCATTTGCCGAACCAGCGTGAGTTCTACGAAAAACGTCATTTCTCGAGTGGCCGCGATTTGTTGCGCGGCGGTGCGGCAGGGGCTGCGCCGGTTTGCCGTGTCGAAGGCTTTGGCGATGTGCCGGTGACGAATTTCTTTACGGTGAAGGGCGAGGGTTCCGAGGTACGTGTCGGCGTGGAACTCTGCGAAGACTTGTGGACGCCTGTGCCTCCGAGCGGTGAACTTGCCCTGGCCGGAGCGAATGTGATTGTGAACCTTTCCGCAAGTGACGCCTTGGTGGGCAAGGGCGACTATCGCCGCAACCTGGTGATGAACCAGTCGGCTCGTTGCATGGCCGCCTATGTGTATGCTTCGGCGGGGGTGCACGAATCGACGACGGATATGGTCTTTAGCGGTCACTTGATGATTGCTGAAAACGGGACAATGCTTGCCGAGACGAAAAATTACAGCCGCGAATCAGAAATTATCTACGCCGATGTCGACGTGGAACGCCTGAACATGCAGCGATTGAGCGAAGGCTCGTTCCAGGATTTCGATAGCCGCGAATTTTATGCGCGTGCGGCGAGTTTCGACGGGCTGCGCTCGATGGAGAGCCTCAAGTACCGTTTTGTGGCTCCAACTCCGTTTGTTCCGGGGAATGCCGAAACCCGTGACCAGAACTGCAAGGAAATTTTCAATATCCAGTGTGCGGGGCTTGCGAAACGCATCGAGGCTTCGCATACCAAACGTGCGGTCGTGGGGCTTAGCGGCGGACTCGATTCGACGTTGGCATTGCTCGTGATTTCGGAAACATTCAAGTTGCTGAAACGCCCTGCAAGCGAAATTCTCGTGCTCACGATGCCTGGCTTCGGAACGACGAAACGCACCAAGAACAACGCTGTTACGATGGCGGAACTGTTGGGCGTGGAACTTCGTACGATCGATATCCAGAAGGCGTGCATGCAGCATTTTGCGGACATCGACCACGACCCGAATACGCTCAATGTGACCTACGAAAATGTGCAGGCCCGTGAACGCACCCAGATCCTGATGGATATCGCGAACAAGGAAGGCGGTATCGTGGTGGGAACGGGTGACCTTTCTGAAATTGCGCTCGGCTGGAGCACCTACAATGCCGATCACATGTCGATGTATGCAGTAAACTGCGATATTCCGAAAACGCTCGTGCGCCATGTGGTGGGCTGGTATGCGGACCGTGCGAGAAACTTCATTGCCGATGAAAAGACGGCCGACGAACTTTCTTTGGTGCTCCGCGACATTCTCGATACGCCGGTTTCGCCGGAACTGTTACCTGCCGATGCCAACGGACAGATTGCGCAGAAGACCGAAAGTATTCTGGGCGCCTACGAAATCCACGACTTTTACCTGTATCATTTTGCCAAGTACGGTGCGACTCCGCAAAAGATGCTGTTCCTGGCGAAGTACGCCTTTGCAGGGAAATATAGCGACGAGGAACTGGAAAAGGCGCTTGCCGTATTCGTGCGCCGATTCTTTACACAGCAGTTTAAGCGCAGCTGTATTCCTGACGGCCCGAAGGTCGGAACGATTTCCCTGTCGCCGCGTGCCGACTGGCGTATGCCCAGCGATTCGAGTTTCGGCGACTGGCTCTAG
- a CDS encoding ABC-type transport auxiliary lipoprotein family protein, whose amino-acid sequence MNYKSIFLASILCCFAVTLTACLGGGSSEPTKYYTIAVENISMPSAGTYADKRLQVRKFTIEPAYQRANIVYRESAYDFMFYDLDLWASRPEHMMAQVASEYLAKSGLFKSVETKANGKPDYELLGNIVAIEEVDEGSSQYARLAVQLTFRKTESDEALWEKSFDQKMSMGDREPRTTAETVSKLYGKIMEEALGDISRKL is encoded by the coding sequence ATGAATTATAAATCCATTTTTCTCGCATCAATTTTATGTTGTTTCGCAGTCACGCTCACGGCCTGCCTGGGTGGCGGCTCCAGCGAGCCCACCAAGTACTACACTATCGCTGTCGAAAACATCAGCATGCCCTCGGCCGGAACATACGCCGACAAACGCCTGCAAGTGCGCAAGTTCACCATCGAACCCGCCTACCAGCGCGCAAACATTGTCTACCGCGAATCCGCCTACGACTTCATGTTCTACGACCTGGACCTGTGGGCCAGCCGCCCCGAACACATGATGGCGCAAGTCGCAAGCGAATACCTCGCCAAAAGTGGCCTTTTCAAGAGCGTCGAGACCAAGGCAAACGGCAAGCCCGACTATGAACTCCTCGGAAACATCGTCGCCATCGAAGAAGTGGACGAAGGCTCCTCGCAGTACGCACGCCTCGCCGTGCAGCTTACCTTCCGCAAGACAGAAAGCGACGAAGCCCTCTGGGAAAAATCCTTCGACCAGAAAATGAGCATGGGCGACCGCGAACCGCGAACCACAGCCGAGACAGTCTCAAAACTCTACGGCAAAATTATGGAAGAAGCGCTCGGGGATATATCTCGCAAGCTCTAA
- a CDS encoding ABC transporter ATP-binding protein, whose protein sequence is MDDITLKVDHLKAGYDGKTILNDISFDVKKGEIRMILGSSGCGKSTLMNNILKLYKSESGTITYFGKTFGAKEGLDFETRLRTGVLFQNGALLSDLTVAENAMLPLIRSMPYMPRKQMEAIVADRLEKVHLLHAFHKYPSELSGGMKRRAALARAIALKPELLFCDEPSTGLDPVTARSLDELLLELRDTLGVSMVIVSHELESIKIVCDRFIYLKDGYVLMDGTLQQGLDSDDPILRHFFNRQCPKEEDHNEYYHFNFID, encoded by the coding sequence ATGGACGACATTACACTCAAAGTAGATCACCTGAAAGCCGGTTACGACGGAAAGACCATCTTGAACGATATTTCGTTCGATGTCAAGAAGGGCGAAATCCGCATGATTCTCGGAAGTTCCGGTTGCGGAAAATCGACGCTCATGAACAACATCCTCAAGCTCTACAAGTCCGAAAGCGGAACCATCACCTATTTCGGCAAGACATTCGGAGCCAAGGAAGGCCTTGATTTTGAGACGCGCCTGCGTACGGGCGTATTGTTCCAGAACGGAGCGCTCCTTTCGGATTTGACCGTGGCCGAAAACGCCATGCTCCCGCTGATTCGCAGCATGCCCTACATGCCCCGGAAACAGATGGAAGCGATTGTCGCCGACCGTCTCGAAAAAGTCCACCTGTTGCACGCCTTCCACAAGTATCCTTCCGAACTTTCGGGCGGCATGAAGCGCCGCGCAGCCCTTGCCCGCGCCATTGCCCTCAAGCCGGAGTTGCTCTTTTGCGACGAACCCTCGACCGGACTCGACCCGGTAACCGCCCGTTCCCTCGACGAACTGCTGCTGGAGCTCCGCGACACGCTCGGGGTCTCGATGGTCATCGTAAGCCACGAACTCGAGAGTATCAAGATCGTCTGCGACCGCTTTATTTACCTAAAAGACGGCTACGTGCTCATGGACGGCACCTTGCAGCAGGGGCTCGATAGCGACGATCCCATCCTGCGGCATTTCTTCAACAGACAATGCCCCAAGGAAGAGGACCACAATGAATATTACCATTTTAACTTTATTGACTGA